One genomic window of Sphingobacterium oryzagri includes the following:
- a CDS encoding glycoside hydrolase family 43 protein — MLKKLCCTLFLLYFGCLAAFAQQDDSQMAAYLMVYFKDETHGLYFAVSQDGYSFTDVRAGKPVIAGDSIAEQRGIRDPHIMRGNDGYFYMAMTDLHIFAKDKGYRESEWERDGKVYGWGNNRGLVFMKSPDLIHWTRATIRLDKLFDGWGEIGCIWAPELIYDQEQGKIMVYFTLRFGNGLNRLYYAYANSDFTALETAPKQLFQYPKFNKNFIDGDITKVGDQYHLFYVAHDGTPGIKQAVSTKINEGYRYIDAYCDPEATACEAPNVWKRIGEEKWVLMYDIYGINPHNFGFSETSDFNTFTDLGHFNEGVMKATNFSSPKHAAVIHLTKAEAARLIQHYQSLDQAIDPASTMLARQPMR, encoded by the coding sequence ATGCTAAAAAAACTATGTTGCACGCTTTTTCTTTTGTATTTCGGATGTCTGGCTGCTTTCGCCCAACAAGACGATTCCCAGATGGCCGCTTATTTGATGGTCTACTTCAAAGATGAGACACATGGCCTCTATTTTGCCGTCAGTCAGGATGGTTACAGCTTCACCGATGTGCGTGCAGGTAAACCCGTTATCGCAGGCGATAGTATAGCCGAACAGCGCGGTATTCGAGATCCGCATATTATGCGGGGTAACGATGGTTATTTTTATATGGCGATGACCGATTTGCACATTTTTGCCAAAGATAAGGGCTATCGCGAAAGCGAATGGGAGCGTGATGGCAAGGTGTATGGCTGGGGAAACAACCGCGGATTAGTTTTTATGAAATCTCCCGATCTCATTCACTGGACACGGGCTACTATTCGTCTCGATAAACTGTTTGACGGTTGGGGAGAAATTGGTTGTATATGGGCACCCGAACTTATCTACGACCAAGAGCAAGGTAAAATCATGGTTTACTTTACGCTACGTTTCGGAAACGGACTCAACCGCCTTTACTATGCCTATGCAAACAGCGACTTTACCGCACTTGAGACGGCACCGAAGCAGCTTTTTCAGTATCCTAAGTTTAACAAAAATTTTATTGACGGCGATATTACCAAGGTTGGTGATCAATACCATCTTTTTTACGTAGCGCATGATGGCACGCCCGGCATAAAGCAGGCCGTGTCTACAAAAATCAACGAAGGGTATCGTTATATCGATGCCTACTGCGATCCAGAAGCAACGGCTTGTGAAGCGCCCAATGTGTGGAAACGCATCGGTGAAGAAAAATGGGTACTGATGTACGATATCTACGGGATCAATCCGCATAATTTTGGCTTCAGTGAAACGAGCGATTTTAACACATTTACGGATTTAGGTCACTTTAATGAAGGAGTCATGAAGGCGACTAATTTTTCCTCCCCTAAACACGCTGCGGTGATCCACCTCACTAAAGCCGAGGCTGCGCGATTAATCCAGCATTATCAATCCTTGGATCAAGCTATTGATCCCGCGAGTACCATGTTGGCGCGTCAACCGATGCGCTAG
- a CDS encoding alpha-L-arabinofuranosidase C-terminal domain-containing protein, with amino-acid sequence MKKIIALATLLAVGAGRLFAQEPLNFNVQLDKPTGKISPHMWGVFFEDINLGADGGIYAELVKNRSFEFDNPWMGWKKLQEVPEGSMLIVNDNKRKGNARSLKINKPDAIAMGLQNEGFRGMGVRQGESYVFSLLYKQLTPGLSLSVELLDENDKLIGKSSLSLDAGETGWQSAEVKFTAAETTAKAKLNVWIEGTGVAELDMLSLFPTATWKNRPKGLRKDMVQILADMKPGFIRFPGGCIVEGRDLANRFQWKKTVGPIEQRELIINRWNTEFKNRLTPDYFQTFGLGFYEYFLLAEDIGAEAVPILNCGMACQFNTGEVVPMEELDTYIQDALDLIEFANGDSQTAWGKLRAEMGHPAPFNLKMLGVGNENWGPQYVERLAAFKKVLKEKHPEIAIIASSGTDPEGDRFAFLDERLRGMDIDIIDEHYYRPPSWFLSGAARYDDYDRNGSKIFAGEYASHTTRPNGPGRSTWEAALSEAAFLTGLERNGDVVQMASYAPLFGHVDGWQWSPDLIWVDNLQVYGTPSYQVQKLYALNKGTDIIPITRNQANVTGQDSVYASTVYDEQTKELIIKFINYNDKPVDASIDITSKRKISGAATKIVLANADLHIANSLEEPLAIQPKQQTATYKGKTIKESFPPYSFTVIKLPVK; translated from the coding sequence ATGAAAAAAATAATAGCGCTAGCCACACTGCTAGCTGTTGGTGCCGGAAGACTTTTTGCACAGGAGCCGTTAAATTTTAACGTGCAGCTAGACAAGCCTACCGGCAAAATTTCCCCACATATGTGGGGAGTATTCTTCGAAGATATCAACTTGGGAGCAGATGGTGGCATTTATGCAGAGTTGGTTAAAAACAGATCTTTTGAGTTTGACAATCCCTGGATGGGTTGGAAAAAATTGCAGGAGGTGCCCGAAGGGTCAATGTTGATTGTGAACGATAACAAGCGTAAAGGCAATGCGCGCTCGTTAAAGATCAACAAGCCAGATGCGATAGCAATGGGATTGCAAAATGAGGGTTTCCGCGGTATGGGTGTTCGCCAGGGAGAAAGCTATGTGTTTTCGTTACTTTACAAGCAGCTAACACCTGGTTTATCCTTGAGCGTGGAATTGCTGGATGAAAACGATAAGCTGATTGGAAAATCAAGCTTGTCTCTAGATGCTGGTGAAACGGGTTGGCAGTCGGCAGAAGTGAAATTTACCGCTGCAGAAACCACCGCAAAGGCCAAACTGAATGTGTGGATCGAAGGCACGGGTGTAGCCGAACTGGATATGCTGTCTTTATTTCCGACAGCGACCTGGAAAAATAGACCGAAAGGACTACGGAAAGATATGGTGCAGATCCTTGCTGATATGAAGCCGGGGTTCATCCGTTTTCCCGGGGGCTGTATCGTGGAAGGAAGAGATTTGGCTAATCGTTTTCAGTGGAAGAAAACTGTCGGGCCAATTGAGCAACGTGAATTAATTATCAACCGTTGGAATACGGAGTTTAAAAACCGACTTACGCCCGATTATTTTCAAACATTCGGATTAGGATTTTACGAGTATTTCTTGTTAGCAGAAGATATCGGTGCTGAAGCTGTGCCTATACTTAACTGTGGAATGGCTTGCCAGTTTAATACCGGCGAGGTTGTTCCGATGGAGGAGCTCGATACCTACATTCAAGACGCGTTAGACTTGATTGAGTTTGCCAATGGCGATAGCCAGACAGCCTGGGGTAAATTGCGTGCCGAGATGGGACATCCTGCTCCGTTTAATCTAAAAATGCTCGGCGTGGGCAATGAAAACTGGGGTCCGCAATATGTTGAGCGCCTAGCCGCTTTCAAAAAGGTGTTGAAAGAAAAACATCCGGAAATTGCAATAATCGCGAGTTCGGGCACAGATCCCGAGGGCGATCGTTTCGCATTTCTTGATGAGCGTCTTCGCGGCATGGATATCGATATCATTGATGAGCACTATTACAGACCGCCATCCTGGTTTCTGTCTGGCGCAGCGCGTTACGACGATTACGATCGGAATGGATCGAAGATTTTTGCTGGCGAATATGCTTCACACACCACAAGACCGAACGGGCCGGGGCGCAGCACCTGGGAAGCAGCGCTTTCTGAAGCTGCATTCCTGACTGGCCTGGAGCGCAATGGCGATGTCGTGCAGATGGCTTCTTATGCACCGCTCTTTGGCCATGTAGACGGTTGGCAATGGTCGCCCGATTTGATTTGGGTAGATAATCTACAAGTTTACGGAACGCCCAGCTACCAGGTGCAAAAGCTCTACGCGTTAAACAAAGGAACCGATATCATTCCGATAACGCGCAATCAGGCCAATGTGACGGGGCAAGACAGCGTTTATGCTTCTACCGTGTATGACGAGCAGACGAAAGAGCTGATCATTAAGTTTATCAATTACAACGATAAGCCTGTTGATGCAAGCATTGATATCACTTCTAAACGTAAAATTTCGGGCGCAGCAACCAAGATTGTTTTGGCCAATGCAGACCTGCATATCGCTAATAGTTTGGAAGAGCCGTTGGCCATACAGCCCAAGCAGCAAACTGCCACGTACAAAGGTAAAACTATCAAAGAAAGTTTTCCGCCGTACTCATTTACTGTGATTAAACTACCTGTGAAATAA
- a CDS encoding aldose epimerase family protein: MNRKFFAAVLIASAFTYACQQGATKQTTDHVAGDSTQASFDTTIDGKEVKLYKLHNGTLSASLTNYGARLVTLDVQDKQGNPTDIILGYDRADEFKQNASNFYGAIVGRYGNRIGNATFSLNGESYALEKNDGKNSLHGGTNGVYNKVWEVTASSDTAVTLAYTSPDKEAGYPGTVRMEVTYTLTSTGELAIDYKATTDKETVLNLTNHAYFNLNGAGTASILDHELQIDADAITEVDSTLIPTGKSLPVEGTAFDFRKPKLIGDRIADENAQLKIGKGYDHNFELNKKEGYQQVATVYAPQTGIEMQIFTTEPGLQFYSGNFMADSDPTGKGGKAYPFRSAFCLETQHFPDAPNQPSFKSTLLKPGQTYTSKTAYKFSQRK; encoded by the coding sequence ATGAACAGGAAATTTTTTGCAGCGGTTTTGATCGCATCAGCGTTTACTTACGCCTGTCAGCAGGGAGCAACTAAGCAAACAACCGATCACGTAGCGGGCGATAGCACGCAGGCCAGCTTTGATACAACCATTGACGGTAAGGAAGTAAAGCTTTATAAATTGCATAACGGCACATTAAGCGCTTCACTAACCAATTATGGTGCACGTTTGGTCACGTTGGATGTTCAAGACAAACAAGGTAACCCGACGGACATTATTTTGGGCTACGACCGTGCCGATGAGTTTAAGCAGAACGCCAGTAATTTTTATGGTGCTATTGTAGGGCGCTACGGAAACAGAATAGGCAATGCAACCTTTTCGCTCAATGGAGAAAGCTATGCGCTGGAAAAAAACGATGGAAAAAATTCGTTGCACGGCGGTACAAATGGTGTGTATAACAAAGTATGGGAAGTTACGGCAAGTTCAGATACTGCTGTGACCTTAGCCTACACTTCTCCCGATAAAGAAGCCGGCTATCCGGGTACAGTGCGTATGGAAGTGACCTATACATTAACAAGTACCGGTGAGTTGGCCATCGACTACAAAGCTACCACGGATAAAGAAACGGTATTGAATCTTACAAACCATGCTTACTTCAATCTTAACGGCGCCGGGACGGCGAGCATTTTAGATCATGAGTTGCAGATTGATGCCGACGCGATTACCGAAGTAGACAGCACGTTGATCCCCACAGGAAAAAGCTTGCCTGTCGAAGGGACGGCTTTCGACTTTCGGAAACCTAAGCTTATCGGCGATCGTATAGCCGACGAAAATGCACAGCTGAAGATTGGTAAAGGATACGATCATAACTTCGAATTAAACAAGAAAGAAGGCTATCAGCAAGTGGCTACTGTTTATGCACCCCAGACAGGTATCGAAATGCAGATTTTTACCACAGAACCCGGCTTACAATTTTACAGCGGTAATTTTATGGCCGATAGCGATCCGACGGGGAAAGGTGGCAAAGCCTATCCTTTTCGCTCGGCATTTTGTTTGGAAACACAGCATTTTCCAGATGCACCCAACCAGCCATCATTTAAATCTACGCTGCTAAAACCCGGACAAACCTATACCTCAAAAACAGCGTATAAATTTTCACAACGAAAGTAG
- a CDS encoding sodium:solute symporter family transporter has translation MEKFATVDYVIFVIYFFIVAGYGYWIYRKKTSAQSSSKDYFLAEGSLTWWAIGASLIASNISAEQFIGMSGNGFEVGIAVAAYELIAAVALIIVAVWFIPVYLKNKIFTMPQFLNNRYNETTSLIMAVFWLFLYVFVNLTSILYLGAIAISSMAGGGDSFHMIMVALAVFAVIITLGGMRVIGFTDVIQVVVLIIGGVATTYVALTLVSEHFGLGKDVLAGFNKLMEDSPNHFKMIVDKPGPGASQEEINKYLMLPGIGMYLAGIWIVNLNYWGCNQYITQRALGADLKTARTGILFAGLLKLLMPIIVMLPGIAAYVLYKNGALQEEMAPGGVFHADNAYSAILGYLPNGMKGLALAALTAAIVAGLAGKANSIATIFTLDIYKKYISKEASETKMVWVGKITIVISILVSVLFTWNDTLGIGGAGGFTFIQKYTGFISPGVFAMFLLGMFWKRTTGPAAITGLITGFGLSVFFNEFATKVLGPETWLYTAYLNRAGQYEIPFQICMGLAFAFTLALMILVSLFGPKENPKAFELDKKMFKVEPSVMVLIVVTLLLVTAIYVRFWS, from the coding sequence ATGGAAAAATTTGCAACGGTAGACTACGTTATCTTCGTAATCTACTTCTTTATTGTAGCCGGATACGGCTACTGGATTTACCGAAAGAAAACAAGCGCACAAAGCAGCAGTAAAGATTATTTTCTTGCCGAGGGATCGTTAACCTGGTGGGCTATTGGTGCCTCGTTAATCGCTTCCAACATTTCCGCTGAGCAATTTATCGGGATGAGCGGTAATGGCTTCGAGGTGGGTATTGCCGTCGCGGCTTACGAACTGATCGCGGCTGTAGCGCTGATCATCGTCGCCGTATGGTTTATACCCGTATACCTGAAAAATAAGATCTTTACGATGCCGCAGTTTCTGAATAATCGTTACAACGAGACAACGAGTCTTATTATGGCGGTTTTTTGGTTGTTTTTATACGTCTTTGTTAATCTGACTTCTATTCTTTACTTAGGTGCCATTGCGATTTCCAGCATGGCCGGCGGGGGCGATAGCTTCCACATGATTATGGTTGCCTTGGCTGTCTTCGCGGTTATTATCACCTTAGGCGGAATGCGTGTCATTGGTTTTACAGATGTTATCCAGGTAGTTGTGCTTATTATTGGTGGTGTAGCAACAACGTATGTAGCATTAACTTTAGTTAGTGAACATTTCGGACTCGGTAAAGATGTTTTAGCCGGATTTAATAAGCTGATGGAAGATTCGCCAAATCATTTTAAGATGATTGTCGACAAGCCAGGACCAGGCGCTTCACAGGAAGAGATCAACAAGTACTTGATGCTTCCCGGAATCGGAATGTACCTTGCAGGTATCTGGATCGTCAACCTAAATTACTGGGGCTGTAATCAATATATCACACAACGTGCGTTGGGTGCCGACTTGAAAACCGCACGTACCGGCATTTTATTTGCCGGTTTATTAAAATTATTGATGCCGATTATCGTGATGTTGCCTGGTATTGCTGCGTACGTTTTGTATAAGAATGGGGCTTTGCAGGAAGAGATGGCACCAGGAGGCGTTTTCCACGCCGATAATGCATATTCCGCAATCTTGGGCTACTTGCCAAATGGTATGAAAGGTCTGGCATTAGCCGCGTTGACCGCAGCTATTGTGGCCGGCTTGGCAGGAAAAGCAAACAGTATCGCGACGATTTTTACCTTAGATATCTATAAAAAATACATTAGCAAAGAAGCCAGCGAAACTAAAATGGTGTGGGTAGGGAAAATCACCATCGTCATATCTATTTTGGTATCGGTATTATTCACCTGGAATGATACACTTGGTATCGGAGGTGCCGGTGGGTTTACCTTTATCCAGAAATATACTGGTTTTATTAGTCCGGGAGTTTTTGCGATGTTTTTATTGGGTATGTTCTGGAAACGCACGACCGGGCCTGCAGCCATTACGGGTTTGATTACCGGTTTTGGATTATCTGTATTCTTCAATGAGTTCGCGACAAAGGTGCTCGGTCCGGAAACCTGGCTATATACCGCTTATTTAAATAGAGCTGGTCAATACGAAATTCCCTTCCAGATTTGTATGGGTTTAGCGTTTGCTTTTACACTGGCATTAATGATTTTAGTAAGCTTGTTTGGCCCGAAAGAGAATCCGAAAGCATTCGAATTGGATAAAAAAATGTTTAAAGTCGAGCCTTCTGTTATGGTGTTGATCGTCGTAACATTGTTGCTCGTTACCGCTATTTATGTGCGCTTTTGGTCGTAG
- the araA gene encoding L-arabinose isomerase produces the protein MNIDLKKFEVWFVTGSQDLYGEETLREVAVHAEEIAQYLSAHQGIPVTVVYKPIVKNTEEIYNTLVAANTAANCVGIITWMHTFSPAKMWIRGLNALQKPLLHLHTQYNRDIPWSSIDMDFMNLNQSAHGDREFGHIVSRLNIARKVVTGHWQDEEVIERINVWARAAAAWQDWQGAKFVRFGDNMRYVAVTDGDKVSAESQFGFSVNTYAIGDLVAVINAVTEDEINTLLKEYADTYTLADNVVEGGEQRQSLIEAAKIELGLRKFLEAGNYKGFTDTFEDLHGMIQLPGLAVQRLMADGYGFAGEGDWKTPALVRACKVMGAGLAGTTAFMEDYTYNFDPNNALVLGSHMLEVDAALAADKPRIEVHPLGIGGKADPARLVFNGISGAALNASLVDMGTRFRLIVNKVEGVPVAEELPKLPVARVLWKPLPDMKTGCSAWILAGGAHHTAYSLSLTPEYLEDFSRIAGLEYVVIDETTTLTNLENQLRWNELYYLLKK, from the coding sequence ATGAATATTGACTTAAAGAAATTCGAAGTTTGGTTTGTTACCGGTAGCCAAGACTTATATGGCGAAGAGACACTACGCGAGGTAGCCGTGCATGCCGAAGAAATAGCACAATACCTTTCTGCGCATCAAGGTATCCCGGTTACGGTAGTTTACAAGCCGATCGTCAAGAATACAGAAGAGATTTACAACACGCTAGTAGCGGCCAATACAGCGGCAAATTGCGTAGGCATTATTACCTGGATGCACACCTTCTCTCCCGCAAAAATGTGGATCAGAGGATTGAATGCATTGCAAAAGCCTTTGTTACACTTGCATACGCAATACAATCGTGATATTCCATGGAGTAGCATTGATATGGACTTTATGAATCTAAACCAGAGTGCGCATGGCGACAGAGAGTTTGGACATATCGTTAGCCGCTTAAATATCGCCAGAAAAGTGGTTACCGGCCACTGGCAAGATGAAGAAGTGATCGAGCGTATCAACGTTTGGGCTAGAGCTGCAGCCGCTTGGCAAGATTGGCAAGGCGCTAAATTTGTGCGTTTTGGTGATAATATGCGCTATGTCGCCGTAACCGATGGCGATAAAGTTTCTGCCGAAAGCCAATTTGGTTTTTCCGTAAATACGTATGCTATTGGTGATTTGGTTGCCGTTATCAATGCGGTAACAGAAGACGAAATCAATACGCTCCTAAAAGAATATGCGGATACGTATACTTTAGCGGACAATGTGGTTGAAGGTGGCGAGCAACGTCAAAGTCTAATCGAAGCGGCTAAAATTGAATTAGGCCTTCGTAAATTCTTAGAAGCAGGAAACTACAAAGGTTTTACCGATACGTTTGAAGATCTGCACGGCATGATCCAACTGCCAGGTTTGGCTGTTCAACGCCTGATGGCTGATGGCTATGGATTTGCAGGTGAGGGCGACTGGAAAACGCCAGCGTTGGTACGTGCTTGTAAAGTGATGGGCGCCGGTCTGGCCGGAACAACGGCTTTTATGGAAGATTATACGTACAACTTTGATCCAAACAATGCGCTGGTATTGGGATCGCATATGTTGGAAGTCGATGCAGCATTAGCAGCCGATAAACCACGTATTGAAGTGCATCCATTGGGTATTGGCGGAAAAGCAGATCCAGCGCGTTTGGTATTCAACGGTATCAGCGGAGCCGCGTTAAATGCATCGTTAGTCGATATGGGTACGCGCTTCCGTCTTATCGTTAACAAAGTAGAGGGCGTTCCGGTGGCAGAAGAGCTTCCGAAATTACCGGTTGCCCGTGTGTTGTGGAAACCACTTCCAGATATGAAAACTGGTTGTAGTGCTTGGATATTGGCCGGGGGTGCACACCATACGGCGTATAGTTTAAGTCTGACACCAGAATACCTGGAAGATTTTTCACGAATTGCCGGTTTGGAATACGTTGTGATTGATGAAACGACAACGTTAACAAACTTGGAGAATCAGCTGAGATGGAATGAACTCTATTACTTGCTGAAAAAATAA
- a CDS encoding L-ribulose-5-phosphate 4-epimerase, with translation MYQSIKDEAYHCNMQLPKLGLVLFTFGNVSVADRSRGVFAIKPSGVPYEDLSPEQMVIVDFDGNIVEGKLRPSSDTKTHAVLYKHWEGIGGITHTHSTYATAWAQSQRDIPIFGTTHADHLTTDIPCAAPMSDEMILGNYEYETGFQIINHFEEQQLDYKEVEMVLVGNHAPFAWGKTGIKSVYNSAVLETVAQMALLTEQINPQAPRLKDALIRKHYERKHGGEAYYGQE, from the coding sequence ATGTACCAATCAATTAAAGACGAAGCTTATCATTGCAATATGCAACTGCCTAAATTGGGGTTAGTACTTTTTACCTTCGGAAATGTGAGTGTTGCAGACCGTTCGCGAGGCGTATTTGCCATCAAGCCGAGTGGTGTACCCTATGAAGACTTGTCGCCCGAGCAGATGGTTATTGTCGATTTCGACGGCAACATTGTTGAAGGCAAGTTACGTCCTTCTTCTGATACAAAAACGCATGCCGTTCTGTATAAGCATTGGGAAGGCATAGGCGGCATCACGCATACCCATTCTACCTACGCTACGGCTTGGGCACAAAGCCAACGTGATATACCTATTTTCGGAACCACACATGCCGACCATTTAACAACAGATATTCCTTGTGCAGCACCGATGAGCGATGAAATGATTTTAGGAAATTACGAATATGAAACAGGATTTCAGATCATCAATCACTTTGAAGAACAGCAACTAGACTACAAGGAAGTCGAAATGGTTTTGGTTGGTAATCATGCACCTTTTGCCTGGGGAAAGACAGGTATCAAATCGGTTTACAACAGCGCTGTGCTGGAAACAGTAGCGCAAATGGCACTACTTACGGAGCAGATCAATCCGCAAGCACCACGACTAAAAGATGCCTTGATCAGGAAACATTACGAACGTAAACATGGCGGAGAGGCCTATTACGGACAAGAATAA
- a CDS encoding ribulokinase: MNKSYVIGVDYGSDSVRSVLVDANSGEEVSSSVFYYPRWKKGAFCDASASQFRQHPLDYIEGLESTITECIAKAGGASIAKDVKAISVDTTGSTPVAVNEAGVPLALLDEFADNPNAMFVLWKDHTAVGEAQEINDHAKQFDIDYLQYVGGIYSSEWFWAKLLHVLRADESVRSALYTWVEHCDYIPFLLTGGTRAAAIKRSVCAAGHKSLWAAAFEGGLPPNNFFSSLDPLLDGITERLFTETYTSAESAGNLSEEWATRLGLSSDVVIGVGAFDCHMGAVGGQIEPYYLSKVMGTSTCDMLVAPKEEVADTLVKGICGQVDGSIIPGMIGMEAGQSAFGDAYAWFKQILMWPVANLLAEAQGIAEDDVEKITALIDSQLIPALSKKAEALPVTLSSELAIDWFNGRRTPDADQTLKGAIQGLHLGTDAPRIFRAIVEATCFGAKSIVDRFIDQGIPVKGLIGLGGVAKKAPYIMQTMADVMNMPIRIHKTEQTCAIGAAMFAATAAGIYARVEDAMDAMGQGFEKTYEPRPDMVNIYAARYKRYKEVGEFIETHKA, from the coding sequence ATGAATAAATCGTATGTGATCGGCGTAGATTATGGGAGTGACTCCGTTCGATCGGTTCTGGTAGACGCAAATAGTGGCGAAGAAGTTTCTTCATCGGTATTTTATTATCCGAGATGGAAAAAAGGCGCCTTCTGCGATGCTTCGGCCAGCCAATTTCGCCAGCATCCGCTGGATTATATCGAAGGCCTGGAGTCTACGATAACGGAATGTATAGCCAAAGCTGGCGGCGCTTCGATTGCAAAAGATGTAAAGGCAATATCGGTTGATACGACCGGGTCTACGCCTGTCGCGGTCAACGAAGCTGGCGTTCCTCTGGCTTTGTTAGACGAGTTTGCGGATAATCCCAATGCGATGTTTGTCTTGTGGAAAGATCATACCGCTGTCGGCGAAGCGCAGGAAATCAACGATCATGCTAAGCAATTTGATATCGATTATTTACAATACGTAGGCGGCATTTATTCGTCCGAATGGTTTTGGGCAAAATTACTGCACGTTTTGCGCGCCGATGAGTCTGTTCGTTCTGCGCTGTACACCTGGGTAGAGCACTGTGATTATATTCCATTTTTGTTGACTGGCGGAACACGAGCGGCTGCTATCAAAAGGAGCGTCTGTGCGGCAGGGCATAAATCTTTGTGGGCAGCAGCGTTTGAAGGCGGTTTACCGCCGAATAACTTTTTTAGTTCGCTAGATCCATTACTCGATGGTATTACCGAGCGACTTTTTACAGAAACATATACATCTGCCGAATCCGCAGGGAATCTATCCGAAGAGTGGGCTACGCGTTTAGGTTTATCCAGCGATGTCGTGATCGGCGTCGGCGCGTTTGATTGTCATATGGGCGCTGTAGGCGGGCAAATTGAGCCATATTACCTCAGCAAAGTTATGGGAACATCGACCTGCGATATGCTGGTCGCTCCAAAAGAAGAAGTAGCAGATACGTTGGTAAAAGGAATTTGCGGCCAGGTTGATGGTTCCATTATTCCGGGCATGATCGGCATGGAAGCCGGACAATCGGCTTTCGGCGATGCTTATGCCTGGTTTAAACAGATCTTGATGTGGCCTGTGGCCAATCTTTTGGCAGAAGCGCAGGGCATCGCGGAAGATGATGTTGAAAAGATTACAGCATTGATCGATAGCCAATTAATACCTGCGCTTAGCAAAAAAGCAGAAGCACTTCCGGTAACGCTATCTTCAGAACTGGCAATTGATTGGTTTAACGGCCGTCGCACACCAGATGCCGACCAAACTTTAAAAGGTGCTATCCAAGGACTTCATCTGGGTACAGATGCACCGCGAATCTTTAGAGCAATAGTAGAAGCGACCTGCTTTGGTGCAAAAAGTATTGTCGATCGTTTTATCGACCAAGGTATTCCCGTAAAAGGATTGATCGGTTTGGGCGGTGTGGCAAAAAAGGCGCCTTACATTATGCAAACCATGGCCGACGTGATGAATATGCCAATCCGCATTCATAAAACAGAACAAACCTGCGCTATTGGTGCCGCTATGTTTGCCGCGACGGCAGCCGGCATTTATGCACGTGTGGAAGACGCTATGGATGCGATGGGGCAGGGCTTTGAGAAAACGTATGAACCTCGACCAGATATGGTAAATATCTATGCCGCGCGCTACAAACGCTATAAGGAAGTTGGTGAGTTTATCGAAACACACAAAGCATAA
- a CDS encoding NUDIX hydrolase, with product MNFYTSEPGILLAVDCIIFGFNGESLEILLIKRGFEPERNKWSLMGGFVQPDESPEGAASRVLTQLTGLEDLYMENCGIFGDPKRESQGRVVSITYFALIDTHKYEHIISDHYEAKWFPLDQHPNLIFDHEQMIAAAKKELRTKAALYPILFELLPEKFTIPQIASLYECVYNIELDKRNFSRKLLASDLIIKLKEKDKENSKKGAFYYRLNTDIYKEKIMSFLRYLPSWSVD from the coding sequence ATGAACTTCTACACAAGTGAACCCGGTATACTCTTAGCGGTAGACTGTATAATATTTGGATTTAATGGCGAATCCTTAGAAATTCTATTGATAAAACGGGGCTTCGAACCCGAACGAAATAAGTGGAGTTTAATGGGGGGCTTTGTACAACCGGATGAAAGCCCGGAAGGTGCGGCGTCACGCGTGCTTACCCAATTGACAGGATTGGAAGATCTCTATATGGAAAATTGCGGCATCTTTGGTGATCCTAAACGGGAAAGTCAAGGACGCGTGGTAAGTATTACCTATTTTGCCTTGATTGATACCCATAAATATGAGCATATCATCAGCGATCATTACGAAGCAAAATGGTTTCCGCTAGATCAACATCCAAATCTGATTTTTGATCATGAGCAAATGATTGCCGCTGCAAAAAAAGAATTGCGAACTAAAGCGGCGCTCTACCCTATATTGTTTGAACTTTTACCAGAGAAGTTTACCATCCCACAAATTGCTTCACTCTATGAATGTGTGTACAACATCGAGCTGGATAAACGTAATTTTAGTCGTAAACTGCTGGCATCTGATCTTATTATCAAACTGAAAGAGAAGGATAAAGAAAATTCCAAAAAAGGCGCTTTCTATTACCGGCTTAACACGGATATCTACAAAGAAAAGATCATGTCCTTTTTGCGTTATTTACCAAGCTGGTCGGTTGATTAA